The window GCTCACCTCTGCGGGCCGCTTGCTCACCTCCTTGGGCGCGGTGCGGCGGGACCGCCGGGGCGCCACCGCGCTGATGTTCGCCGCCGCCGCGGTGCCGCTTCTGGGCATGGTCGGGCTGGCGGTGGATTACGGCCGGGCCTTCCTGGTGCAGTCGCGGCTCCAGACCGCCATCGACGCCGGGGCGCTGGCCGCCGGCAAGATGCTGAACTCCTCGGCGGACGCCCAGAAGGACATCGCCATGTTCGTCGCGGCCAACCTGCCGCCGGGCTTCCTGGGCGCGGCCATCGGCACCCCGGCGGTGACGCTGGACCAGACGAACCAGCGCGTCGGCGTCTCCGTCACCGCCACCCTGCCGACGACCTTTCTGCGCGTCCTGCGGGTCAACCAGCTCACCATCTCCGTCACCAACCAGGTGCAGCGCGCCAACGCCGGGCTGGAGCTGGCCCTGGTGCTCGACGTCACCGGCTCGATGGCCACCAACAACCGCATCGGGGAGCTGCGCAGCGCCGCCACCGACCTCGTCAACATCCTGTTCGGGCCGGGCAGCACGCCGCCGAAGAATCTGTGGGTCTCCATCGCCCCCTACGCGGCGGAGGTCAACATCGGCAAGACCCGGACGACCTGGCTGGCGGCGGGCAGCTACGACGCCACCAAATGGGCCTCCCAGGGCTGGCGCGGCTGCGTCCTGGCGCGCACCCAGCCGCAGGACCAGACGGACACGCCGCCGGCTTCCGCGCCCTTCAAGCCCTTCTGGTACCCGAACAACCAATACAACGGGAACAACAACGACAATCCCTGGACCCCGAACAACATCACCGATGACGGTACCTACCGTCAGACCAACGACATGGCCGGGCCGAACCTCGGCTGCCCGCCGCCGGTCATGCCGCTGACCAACGACCGTACGGCCCTGCTGTCCAAGATCGCCGGGCTGAAGCCGGTGAACCGCGGCGGGACCATGGCGAACCAGGGGCTTCAGGCCGGCTGGTTCACCCTGTCGCCGAAATGGCGCGGCCTGTGGGGCGGCACGACGCCGAACACGCTGCCGCTCGATTACGGGACGCCGGACATGTCCAAGGCGGTCGTCCTGCTGACCGACGGCAACAACGAGTGGTACAAGTACAAGCCGCAGGGCGACTACACCAGCTACCAGCGCCTCAGCGATGGGCTGCTCGGCACCACCAACACCAATCAGGTGACCACGGCGATCGACAACCGCATGCTGACGCTGTGCAGCAACATGAAGGCGGCGGGGATCACCCTGTTCACCATCACCGTCGGCGACAGCGCCAGCAGCAGCACCCGCACGCTTTACCAAAGCTGCGCCTCGCCCGGCCCGAACCATTATTTCGACAGCCCGACGCCGGCGGACCTCCAGACAGTGTTCCGCACCATCGCCGGCCAGCTCAGCAACTTGCGGATCATCCGCTGAAAGGCCGGTGCTGAACGGCCGGCAGCATGGCCAGGGGCGGTATGGCGGAGACGGCGGTTTATGACCTATTGCGCATTGGTCCGCCGCCGCCCGATGGGCTACAGGAATCGGGACCGTGCAGACAAGAGGCCCGCCCGTCATGTCCCAGACCTTCCCCCAGACCTTCCATGTGATCGTCGCCGAGGACGACCCGGTCGTCGCGGTCACCATTGCCGAAACCCTGGAGGAGCGCGGCTTCCGCGTGACCATCGGGCGCAACGGGTTCGATGCCTTCAAGATCGACCAGAACGACCCCGCCGACATCCTGATCACCGACCTGCGCATGCCGCATTTCGACGGCACCAGCCTGATCGCCCGTATGCAGGAACAGCGCCCCGAGCTGCCCATCCTGGTCACCACCGGCTACAGCGACAACCTGCCCAAGGAGGAGCCGGGCCAGCTGTCCGTCGTCCAGAAGCCCTTCTCCGAGGACAGCATCGTCCGGGCGGTGCAGAGCCTGCTCGGGGTCGCCTGAGCGGAGCCGGGCGGAGGTTGCGGAAAAAATTCGCCATCCGGTGAAGTTCCTGCTTGCGCTGCGCCGCTGGGACCCGTATAAGCCGGCCTCCGTTCCGGATTAGCTCAGTCGGTAGAGCAGCGGACTGTTAATCCGCGTGTCGCTGGTTCGAGTCCAGCATCCGGAGCCATATTGCGGGTGTAGCTCAGTTGGTTAGAGCGCCGGCCTGTCACGCCGGAGGCCGCGGGTTCAAGTCCCGTCACTCGCGCCACATTGCGGGCGTAGCTCAGGGGTAGAGCACAACCTTGCCAAGGTTGGGGTCGAGGGTTCGAATCCCTTCGCCCGCTCCAGTTTCGGGGCACGACAGTGTCTACGAGAGGCCGCTTGTTCATCAAGCGGCCTCTCGTCGTTTCTGGCGTCGCTTGAAACCAACCCGTTCCGCCCCATCCCGCTCAGCCGAAATAGGCCGTTGGCGTCACGCCCAGCGTCCGCTTGAACACGGCGATGAAGGCGCTGACGCTGTCGTAGCCGAGGTCGATGGCAACGGTCGTCACCGGCGCGCCCTCGGCCAGCATCTCGAGCGCCCGCATCAAGCGCGCCCGTTGCCGCCACGCGGTGTAGCTGTGGCCA is drawn from Azospirillum brasilense and contains these coding sequences:
- a CDS encoding response regulator, which translates into the protein MSQTFPQTFHVIVAEDDPVVAVTIAETLEERGFRVTIGRNGFDAFKIDQNDPADILITDLRMPHFDGTSLIARMQEQRPELPILVTTGYSDNLPKEEPGQLSVVQKPFSEDSIVRAVQSLLGVA
- a CDS encoding TadE/TadG family type IV pilus assembly protein, coding for MRTVLTSAGRLLTSLGAVRRDRRGATALMFAAAAVPLLGMVGLAVDYGRAFLVQSRLQTAIDAGALAAGKMLNSSADAQKDIAMFVAANLPPGFLGAAIGTPAVTLDQTNQRVGVSVTATLPTTFLRVLRVNQLTISVTNQVQRANAGLELALVLDVTGSMATNNRIGELRSAATDLVNILFGPGSTPPKNLWVSIAPYAAEVNIGKTRTTWLAAGSYDATKWASQGWRGCVLARTQPQDQTDTPPASAPFKPFWYPNNQYNGNNNDNPWTPNNITDDGTYRQTNDMAGPNLGCPPPVMPLTNDRTALLSKIAGLKPVNRGGTMANQGLQAGWFTLSPKWRGLWGGTTPNTLPLDYGTPDMSKAVVLLTDGNNEWYKYKPQGDYTSYQRLSDGLLGTTNTNQVTTAIDNRMLTLCSNMKAAGITLFTITVGDSASSSTRTLYQSCASPGPNHYFDSPTPADLQTVFRTIAGQLSNLRIIR